A window of the Phalacrocorax aristotelis chromosome 9, bGulAri2.1, whole genome shotgun sequence genome harbors these coding sequences:
- the EIF2B2 gene encoding translation initiation factor eIF2B subunit beta, giving the protein MPGAAERGSELSEQIEAFVTRLRGGGERPRSEDTARQTLSLLRKIIAHGRWNRAGELMDLIRTEGQRMTAAQPSETTVGNMVRRVLKVIREEYGRLHGRSEESDQQESLHKLLTSGGRSEDFSTPYPPLRANVIEAINELLIELEGTTDNIAMQALEHIHSNEVIMTIGYSRTVEAFLKEAARKRKFQVIVAECAPFCQGHEMAVRLSKENIETTVMSDAAIFAVMSRVNKVIIGTKTILANGALIAVSGTHTLALAAKHHSTPLIVCAPMFKLSPQFPNEEDSFHKFVSPQEVLPFTEGEILAKINVHCPVFDYVPPELITLFISNIGGNAPSYIYRLMSELYHPDDYEL; this is encoded by the exons ATGCCGGGTGCCGCTGAGCGCGGCTCGGAGCTGTCGGAGCAGATCGAGGCCTTCGTGACGCGGCTGCGGGGCGGTGGGGAGCGGCCGCGCTCCGAGGACACGGCGCGGCAAACGCTGTCGCTGCTGCGAAAGATCATCGCGCACGGGCGATGGAACCGGGCGG GGGAGCTCATGGATCTGATCCGGACAGAGGGCCAGAGGATGACGGCAGCCCAGCCATCTGAGACAACCGTGGGCAACATGGTGCGGCGAGTGCTGAAGGTCATTCGGGAAGAGTACGGCAG gCTTCATGGGCGCAGTGAGGAAAGCGATCAGCAAGAATCTCTGCACAAACTCCTGACTTCTGGAGGACGAAGCGAGGATTTCAGCACCCCTTATCCTCCCCTCAGAGCTAACGTTATTGAAGCTATTAATGAGCTGCTAATAGAGCTAG AGGGCACCACTGATAACATAGCTATGCAGGCACTGGAGCACATCCACTCCAACGAGGTGATCATGACCATTGGCTACTCGCGCACCGTTGAGGCcttcctgaaggaagctgcCCGCAAGCGGAAGTTCCAGGTCATCGTGGCGGAGTGTGCGCCATTCTGCCAG GGTCATGAAATGGCTGTCCGACTATCTAAAGAGAACATTGAAACTACTGTCATGAGTGATGCAGCTATTTTTGCTGTCATGTCTCGAGTCAACAAG GTCATCATTGGTACAAAGACAATCCTGGCCAATGGCGCCCTGATTGCTGTGAGTGGGACTCACACGCTGGCActggcagctaaacaccactCCACTCCGCTCATTGTGTGTGCCCCCATGTTCAAGCTTTCACCACAG TTCCCTAACGAAGAAGATTCATTCCACAAGTTTGTGTCACCACAGGAAGTGCTGCCATTCACAGAAG GGGAGATCCTGGCAAAGATCAACGTTCACTGCCCAGTGTTTGACTACGTCCCTCCAGAGCTCATTACTCTCTTCATTTCTAACATTGGGGGTAACGCTCCTTCCTACATCTACCGCCTCATGAGTGAGCTCTACCATCCAGATGACTATGAACTCTAA